In Leptotrichia sp. HSP-536, a single genomic region encodes these proteins:
- a CDS encoding replication initiation protein gives MNTIVKYNNQFNQIALRNFSSQELDLLISIASKVKEKGIEIIEVSFLELKKYINLKKKHSNIEFMKSIINVNKKLLALNFTFVEGNVVEQFTLFKKFKVDGDNKILYVSVNEDFFFLLNQLTSNFTRFELKEFVTLKSSYTKEFYRRMKQFRKTGFWRCGIEEFRNLLDIPEKYRIIDIDKFVLKPIQKELGEKYELNITKKYGFSGGRGRSRVTGFEFKFSTEKKVDIVTVTEEEDNNNPIPLSKPRKPKKKEETRVVSERKSRIIEAVPKQEKEKTLREKIWDKINENTETIENLEAIYTGLKDKIQFRKLTEKYPQKIEKIKNMNMQLKAIYNIDENDFTQEIIELAEELLGSKAQKK, from the coding sequence ATGAATACAATTGTAAAATATAATAATCAATTTAATCAAATAGCATTAAGAAATTTTTCATCACAAGAATTAGATTTATTAATTTCAATAGCTTCTAAAGTAAAAGAAAAGGGAATAGAAATAATAGAAGTTTCTTTTTTAGAATTGAAAAAGTACATTAATTTAAAAAAGAAACATTCAAATATTGAATTTATGAAAAGCATAATTAATGTTAATAAAAAATTATTAGCATTAAATTTTACATTTGTAGAAGGAAATGTTGTTGAACAATTTACATTGTTTAAAAAATTTAAGGTTGATGGAGATAATAAAATTTTATATGTGAGTGTTAATGAAGATTTCTTTTTTTTACTAAATCAGCTAACTTCAAATTTTACAAGATTTGAGTTAAAAGAATTTGTAACTTTAAAATCAAGTTATACAAAAGAGTTTTATCGAAGAATGAAACAGTTTAGAAAAACAGGGTTTTGGAGATGCGGCATTGAGGAATTTAGAAATTTGCTTGATATTCCAGAAAAATACAGAATTATAGATATTGACAAATTTGTTTTGAAACCAATTCAGAAAGAATTAGGAGAAAAATATGAATTAAATATTACTAAAAAATATGGCTTTTCTGGTGGACGAGGAAGAAGCAGAGTTACTGGGTTTGAGTTTAAATTCTCTACTGAGAAAAAAGTAGATATTGTAACAGTTACTGAAGAAGAAGATAATAATAATCCAATTCCTTTGAGCAAACCTAGAAAACCAAAAAAGAAAGAAGAAACAAGGGTAGTTTCAGAAAGAAAATCAAGAATAATTGAAGCTGTTCCGAAACAAGAAAAAGAAAAAACTTTAAGAGAAAAAATATGGGATAAAATTAATGAAAATACAGAAACAATAGAAAATTTGGAAGCAATATATACAGGACTAAAAGATAAGATACAATTTAGAAAATTGACTGAAAAATATCCTCAAAAAATAGAGAAGATAAAAAATATGAATATGCAATTAAAAGCTATTTATAATATTGATGAAAATGATTTTACACAAGAAATAATTGAGCTGGCAGAAGAACTGCTTGGCAGCAAGGCTCAGAAAAAATGA
- a CDS encoding ShlB/FhaC/HecB family hemolysin secretion/activation protein, with product MVHKKIMIFCAFLLANIAFSAPVNEANRIIDIQQRHLEQERIRQQQEKLQKELENTKFDNSQIKIDNDFKSNDNGLNKFLINAINLKDDDKLLSKSEKNRIIQKYLYLELNSTDIKKLLTDLTNKLISKGYTTSAVKFDKNNDLTTGTLNLEIVAGRIEDIRLNSGNGLDRYKEFFMFPKNRGKIFNIRDIDTATDNFNSINANNMTMEVIPGRKENYSRIEVKNRLKNKYTVGILTNNYGDSKQNGIWRKGINLNIDSPLGIGDNFYFTYMTVPKKDPNRSWKKTVEQLQPGEILPIGPTGYDPLKGDTLPYKRRLDMFNFGYAMKFRTYTLKLNSSKSIQESSFYAANTVYDMYSSSHTLSADLEKILFRNQKSKISLDLGIKRKHNQSYLEKSVLSDRKFAVGTVSLNATTSLFGGIFGSSFGYERGLKIFHAERDSGKIDTTPKAQFHKYNMNLSYYKPITNKLVYRANVNGSYSNDVLYGSERQTVGGIGSVGGYHTKESIQGDKAIEVINEIAYSIPVKKFAVVSPYVNYGYGAAKYNRDKSKYRTGYVTGMTAGIRLDTKMFDFDFGYAKPMAHSEYLSPKKQEMYFSGSLKVSF from the coding sequence TTGGTTCATAAAAAAATAATGATTTTTTGTGCGTTTTTACTTGCAAATATTGCTTTTTCCGCTCCAGTCAATGAAGCTAACAGAATTATTGATATTCAGCAGAGACACCTTGAACAGGAGAGAATTAGGCAACAACAGGAAAAGCTGCAGAAAGAACTTGAAAACACAAAGTTTGATAATTCCCAAATAAAAATTGATAATGATTTTAAAAGCAATGACAATGGCCTTAACAAGTTTTTAATTAATGCTATTAACTTAAAAGATGATGATAAACTTCTATCTAAAAGCGAAAAGAACAGAATTATTCAAAAATATCTTTATCTTGAACTGAATTCCACCGACATAAAAAAACTTCTTACTGATCTTACTAACAAATTAATTTCTAAAGGATATACTACCTCTGCCGTAAAATTTGATAAAAATAATGACCTAACTACTGGAACTTTAAATTTGGAAATCGTTGCCGGGAGAATTGAGGATATTAGATTAAATTCCGGCAATGGGCTTGACAGGTACAAGGAATTCTTCATGTTCCCTAAAAACAGGGGGAAAATTTTTAATATCAGGGACATTGATACAGCCACTGACAACTTTAATTCAATCAATGCTAACAATATGACTATGGAAGTTATTCCTGGAAGGAAGGAAAACTATTCAAGAATTGAAGTAAAAAATAGATTAAAGAATAAATATACTGTTGGGATTTTAACCAATAATTATGGGGACAGCAAGCAGAATGGAATTTGGAGAAAAGGAATAAATCTTAACATCGACAGTCCGCTTGGAATTGGCGACAACTTCTATTTCACATATATGACCGTTCCTAAAAAAGACCCCAACAGAAGCTGGAAAAAGACGGTTGAACAGTTACAGCCGGGAGAAATTTTACCAATCGGGCCGACTGGATATGATCCTTTAAAAGGAGACACATTGCCATATAAAAGACGGCTTGACATGTTTAATTTTGGATATGCGATGAAATTCAGGACATATACTTTAAAACTTAATTCAAGTAAAAGTATTCAGGAAAGCAGCTTTTATGCAGCAAATACCGTATATGACATGTATTCAAGTAGCCATACCTTGTCCGCTGATCTGGAAAAGATACTCTTCAGAAACCAGAAAAGCAAGATTAGCCTTGATTTAGGGATTAAGAGAAAACATAATCAGAGCTATCTTGAAAAGTCTGTATTATCTGACAGAAAATTTGCTGTTGGTACAGTAAGTCTTAATGCTACAACTTCACTTTTCGGAGGGATTTTTGGAAGCTCTTTCGGATATGAGAGAGGACTTAAAATATTTCATGCCGAAAGGGACAGCGGAAAGATAGATACTACGCCAAAGGCGCAGTTTCATAAATACAATATGAACCTTAGCTACTACAAGCCCATAACGAACAAGCTTGTATACAGGGCAAATGTTAACGGAAGCTATTCAAATGACGTGCTTTATGGCTCGGAAAGGCAGACAGTAGGTGGAATTGGAAGTGTCGGGGGCTACCACACAAAGGAATCTATCCAGGGGGACAAGGCTATAGAAGTCATCAATGAGATTGCATACAGTATTCCAGTTAAGAAATTTGCAGTTGTTTCTCCATATGTTAATTATGGCTACGGAGCTGCAAAGTATAACAGGGATAAATCTAAATACAGAACTGGATATGTAACTGGAATGACGGCTGGAATTAGGCTTGATACAAAAATGTTTGATTTTGACTTTGGGTATGCAAAGCCTATGGCGCATTCGGAATATTTAAGCCCTAAGAAGCAGGAAATGTACTTTAGCGGCTCTTTGAAAGTGAGTTTTTAG